One window of Bos indicus isolate NIAB-ARS_2022 breed Sahiwal x Tharparkar chromosome 20, NIAB-ARS_B.indTharparkar_mat_pri_1.0, whole genome shotgun sequence genomic DNA carries:
- the TMEM174 gene encoding transmembrane protein 174 — MEQGCSRMEDFPLNVFSVTPYTPSTADIQVSDDDKAGATLLFSGIFLGLVGVTFTIMGWIKYQGVSHFEWTQLLGPILLSVGVTFILIAVCKFKMLSCQWCKESEERLPDPEQTAGGQSFVFTGINQPITFHGATVVQYIPPPYGSQEPMGMNTTYLQPVVSPCGLIPTGGLAATMPSPPQYYTIYPPENAAFVDDQDYPSFADTADGRSSPDAEQLEETPLGDEDSACFSPPPYEEICSPPR; from the exons ATGGAGCAGGGCTGCAGCCGCATGGAGGACTTCCCTCTCAACGTGTTCTCGGTCACTCCATACACTCCCAGCACTGCCGACATCCAGGTGTCAGACGACGACAAGGCAGGGGCCACCTTGCTCTTCTCGGGCATCTTCCTGGGACTGGTGGGGGTCACATTCACCATCATGGGCTGGATCAAATACCAAGGGGTCTCCCACTTCGAATGGACCCAGCTCCTCGGGCCCATCCTGCTGTCGGTGGGGGTGACGTTCATCCTGATTGCCGTGTGCAAGTTCAAAATGCTGTCCTGCCAGTGGTGCAAAGAAAGTGAGGAGAGGCTCCCGGATCCGGAGCAGACGGCGGGAGGACAATCCTTTGTGTTCACTGGTATCAACCAACCCATCACCTTCCACGGCGCCACTGTGGTGCAGTATATCCCTCCTCCTTATGGCTCTCAAGAGCCTATGGGGATGAATACCACCTACCTGCAGCCAGTGGTGAGCCCATGTGGCCTCATACCCACTGGAGGGTTGGCGGCCACCATGCCAAGCCCCCCTCAGTACTATACCATCTACCCTCCGGAGAATGCTGCCTTTGTTGACGACCAGGACTACCCTTCCTTTGCGGACACTGCAGATGGCAG GTCCAGCCCTGATGCTGAGCAGCTAGAAGAGACACCGCTGGGTGATGAGGACTCTGCCTGCTTCTCCCCTCCTCCGTATGAGGAGATATGCTCCCCTCCTCGATAG